In Capricornis sumatraensis isolate serow.1 chromosome 16, serow.2, whole genome shotgun sequence, a genomic segment contains:
- the MRPL17 gene encoding large ribosomal subunit protein bL17m gives MRLSFAAAVSHGRVYRRLGLGPESRIHLLQNLLTGLVRHERIEASWARVDELRGYAEKLIDYGKLGDTNEQAMRMADFWLTEKDLIPKLFQVLAPRYQGQNGGYTRMLQIPNRNQQDRAKMAVIEYKGNCLPPLPLPRRDSNLTLLNQLLQGLRQDQEASTRSSHPAQTPEV, from the exons ATGCGGCTGTCGTTCGCCGCCGCGGTCTCCCACGGCCGCGTATACCGCCGTCTAGGCCTTGGTCCCGAGTCCCGCATTCACCTGTTGCAGAACTTGCTTACGGGACTGGTGCGACACGAACGCATCGAGGCGTCATGGGCACGCGTGGACGAGCTGAGGGGCTACGCCGAGAAG CTCATCGACTACGGGAAGCTGGGAGACACCAACGAACAAGCCATGCGCATGGCGGACTTCTGGCTCACG GAGAAAGACTTGATCCCAAAGCTGTTTCAAGTACTGGCCCCTCGGTACCAAGGTCAGAATGGGGGCTACACGAGAATGCTGCAGATCCCAAATCGGAATCAGCAGGATCGGGCCAAAATGGCAGTGATTGAGTACAAAGGGAACtgtctcccacccctgcccctgccacGCAGAGACAGCAACCTTACACTCCTAAACCAGCTGCTTCAGGGGCTGCGGCAGGACCAGGAAGCAAGCACCCGCAGCTCCCACCCAGCTCAAACACCAGAGGTTTAA